In Ctenopharyngodon idella isolate HZGC_01 chromosome 2, HZGC01, whole genome shotgun sequence, the following are encoded in one genomic region:
- the LOC127505166 gene encoding phospholipid phosphatase-related protein type 4-like, producing the protein MSAKERLKGKMTKDSVTLLPCFYFVELPILVSSVVSLYFLELTDIFKPVRSGYSCNDRSLSMPYIEPTKEVIPFLMLFSLAFAGPAATIMIGEGILYCCLARRNIAIKTEANINAAGCNFNSYIRRAVRFVGVHVFGLCITALITDIIQLATGYHAPYFLTVCKPNYTSLNTSCDENSFIVDDICSGPDPAAINAGRKSFPSQHATLAAFAAVYISMYFNATLTDSSKLLKPLLVFSFIICGIICGLTRIIQFKNHAVDVYCGFLIGGSIAVYLGLYAVGNFKPSEDTSLKTHARPPLRQPQPPQPPPQPQPVVPPPAMREPLRPLPNLNTDPPRLLPPKSLSMRERPTSARSESILLRGPSYRENHSMSSLKRASTEVECITPPSPLCKESFVTFSNTLPRVHSTGIEEPVPRRHAAIHASMDSTRSKQLLSQWKTKNENRKLSLQVMEAEAGQLSPQRSMELRCSSEPSAVGLDGELRGGPPGQYMKLAASAVPLANHNNSGGLAGGARVSIQSRPGSSQLVHIPEETQENVSYSPQEDGGEVNDGGGGGGTARSKWLKVAEKSTACRTNSQPRIMQVIAMSKQQGMLHGSPKSEGSTVSCTGSIRYKALMDQEPNSGIVRVEAHPENKPVVKPPSTDGSGSWRWKPQERVSIRQSLELNDLNRDSESCESLKDGYGSIDGNRSLPDISNPHHPHFHHHHHQQSITTIRVTPVEASSEATSETLSTTSSRDSTLRRKGNIILLPDRGPSPENTRNLPHFFKPSPTPPPILTFKE; encoded by the exons ATGTCTGCGAAGGAAAGACTCAAAGGCAAGATGACCAAAGACAGCGTTACCTTGCTGCCCTGCTTTTATTTCGTGGAG CTCCCGATTCTGGTGTCCTCAGTGGTCAGCTTGTACTTCTTGGAGTTGACAGACATTTTTAAGCCAGTGCGTTCAGGCTACAGCTGCAATGACCGCAGCCTCAGCATGCCTTACATTGAGCCCACAAAGGAGGTCATCCCCTTCCTCATGCTCTTCAGTCTGGCTTTTGCCGGGCCAGCAGCGACG ATTATGATTGGGGAAGGGATCCTGTACTGCTGCTTGGCCAGAAGAAATATCGCCATCAAAACAGAGGCTAACATAAATGCCGCTGGCTGCAATTTCAACTCTTACATCCGACGGGCTGTGAGGTTTGTGG GGGTCCACGTGTTTGGCCTGTGCATCACAGCACTCATCACAGATATTATCCAGCTGGCCACAGGATATCACGCCCCCTACTTCCTTACTGTGTGCAAGCCCAACTATACCAGCCTCAACACTTCCTGTGATGAAAACTCTTTCATTGTGGATGACATCTGCTCTGGGCCTGATCCAGCGGCCATCAATGCCGGCAG GAAGTCCTTCCCATCTCAGCATGCCACTCTGGCAGCCTTTGCGGCTGTGTACATCTCC ATGTACTTTAATGCCACTCTGACTGACTCGTCCAAGCTCCTGAAGCCACTCCTGGTGTTCTCCTTCATCATCTGTGGCATTATTTGCGGCTTGACTCGCATCATTCAGTTCAAGAACCATGCCGTGGATGTGTACTGTGGCTTTCTTATCGGAGGGAGCATAGCCGTCTACCTG GGTCTGTATGCAGTCGGGAACTTTAAACCTAGTGAAGACACAtctttaaagacacatgcacgtCCTCCTCTCCGGCAACCACAGCCGCCACAGCCTCCACCACAGCCTCAGCCAGTGGTGCCTCCACCTGCTATGCGGGAGCCTCTGAGACCTCTACCCAACTTGAACACAGATCCACCACGCTTACTGCCACCTAAGAGCCTGAGCATGCGGGAACGTCCCACCTCGGCACGCTCTGAAAGTATCCTGCTACGTGGCCCGTCCTACAGAGAGAACCACTCTATGTCCAGCTTGAAGAGGGCAAGCACAGAGGTGGAGTGCATTACGCCACCCAGTCCCCTCTGCAAGGAGAGCTTTGTGACATTCAGTAACACCCTGCCTCGCGTGCATTCAACCGGAATCGAAGAACCGGTGCCTCGCCGCCACGCTGCTATCCATGCCTCCATGGACTCTACACGTTCCAAGCAGCTGCTCTCACAATGGAAGACCAAGAACGAGAATCGCAAGCTGTCTCTGCAGGTGATGGAGGCTGAGGCTGGACAACTGTCTCCCCAGCGAAGCATGGAGCTCCGCTGCAGCTCTGAACCCTCAGCTGTGGGCTTGGATGGTGAGCTCCGTGGTGGACCTCCCGGACAGTACATGAAGCTTGCTGCTAGTGCTGTGCCATTAGCCAATCATAATAACTCTGGTGGTCTAGCTGGTGGAGCCAGGGTATCTATCCAGTCACGACCAGGATCCTCCCAACTGGTGCACATCCCTGAGGAGACCCAAGAGAACGTGAGCTACTCACCTCAGGAGGATGGTGGAGAGGTGAATGATGGTGGGGGAGGGGGTGGGACAGCACGGTCGAAATGGTTGAAGGTGGCAGAGAAGAGCACCGCCTGCCGGACTAACAGCCAGCCACGTATCATGCAGGTCATCGCAATGTCCAAGCAGCAAGGCATGTTGCATGGTAGTCCTAAAAGTGAGGGCAGCACAGTCAGTTGTACTGGATCCATCCGTTACAAAGCCCTGATGGATCAGGAACCTAACTCAGGCATTGTTCGAGTGGAGGCCCACCCTGAGAACAAGCCCGTGGTTAAACCACCATCCACAGATGGCAGTGGGTCCTGGAGGTGGAAACCACAGGAGCGGGTCAGCATTCGGCAGTCCCTCGAGCTCAATGACCTGAACCGGGACTCCGAAAGCTGCGAGTCACTGAAAGATGGCTACGGCTCCATAGATGGCAACCGGAGCCTACCTGACATCAGCAACCCCCAtcatccccatttccaccatcaccACCACCAACAGAGTATTACCACCATCCGAGTCACACCGGTGGAAGCCAGCAGTGAAGCCACCTCGGAAACTCTCTCTACCACCTCCAGTCGAGACTCCACCCTACGCAGGAAAGGCAACATTATCCTGCTGCCTGACAGAGGACCTAGTCCTGAAAACACCAGGAATCTGCCTCACTTTTTCAAACCCTCCCCTACACCTCCCCCCATTTTGACTTTCAAAGAGTAA